In Nocardioides conyzicola, one genomic interval encodes:
- the yjfF gene encoding galactofuranose ABC transporter, permease protein YjfF: protein MSATTVPVGSVWDRVRGYSPPPRFLPVIATLALLVGMFAVGGVRYEGFSDPQVVLSLLIDNAFLIVLAVGMTFVILTGGIDLSVGSVVALSTMIAAKTLQLGWPPYLSMAAVLATGTLLGLLMGLLIHYFDIQPFIATLAGLFLARGLTFLISVESIPISDTTFTELAFKQVTFGDYYLRWTAIIALLTVVVAAYVLARTRFGRTVYAIGGNESSAMLMGLRVAFTKVGVYVISGFCAALGGLLFSFYILSGNSLHAVGTELDAIAAVVIGGTLLTGGRGYVVGSLLGVMVLGMIKTLISFDGTLSSYWIRIITGALLLAFVVVQRFATRRQS from the coding sequence ATGAGCGCCACCACCGTCCCCGTCGGCTCCGTCTGGGACCGCGTCCGCGGCTACAGCCCGCCGCCGCGCTTCCTGCCGGTGATCGCGACGCTGGCCCTGCTCGTCGGCATGTTCGCGGTCGGCGGCGTCCGCTACGAGGGCTTCTCCGACCCGCAGGTCGTGCTCAGCCTGCTGATCGACAACGCCTTCCTGATCGTGCTCGCGGTCGGCATGACCTTCGTGATCCTCACCGGCGGCATCGACCTGTCGGTCGGGTCGGTGGTGGCGCTGTCCACGATGATCGCCGCCAAGACCCTCCAGCTGGGCTGGCCGCCGTACCTCTCCATGGCGGCGGTGCTCGCCACCGGCACCCTGCTCGGGCTGCTGATGGGCCTGCTCATCCACTACTTCGACATCCAGCCCTTCATCGCCACGCTGGCGGGGCTCTTTCTGGCGCGCGGCCTGACCTTCCTGATCAGCGTCGAGTCGATCCCGATCAGCGACACGACCTTCACCGAGCTGGCGTTCAAGCAGGTCACCTTCGGCGACTACTACCTCCGCTGGACGGCGATCATCGCCCTGCTGACGGTCGTGGTCGCGGCGTACGTCCTCGCCCGGACCCGCTTCGGCCGGACCGTCTACGCCATCGGCGGCAACGAGAGCTCGGCCATGCTGATGGGGCTGCGGGTGGCCTTCACCAAGGTCGGCGTCTACGTGATCAGCGGCTTCTGCGCGGCGCTCGGCGGGCTGCTGTTCTCCTTCTACATCCTGTCCGGCAACAGCCTCCACGCGGTCGGCACCGAGCTCGACGCGATCGCGGCGGTCGTCATCGGCGGCACGCTGCTCACCGGTGGCCGTGGGTACGTCGTCGGCTCGCTGCTCGGCGTCATGGTGCTCGGGATGATCAAGACCCTGATCTCCTTCGACGGCACCCTGAGCTCGTACTGGATCCGGATCATCACCGGCGCGCTGCTGCTCGCGTTCGTCGTCGTGCAGCGCTTCGCCACGCGGCGGCAGTCGTGA
- a CDS encoding sugar ABC transporter ATP-binding protein: MTQMDHQLANGPSAPSGAPRPVVEMRDISITFGNVRALDQVSLRLLPGEVHALMGENGAGKSTLIKALTGVYSIDEGTVVVDGEQHEFGSPAASQAAGISTVYQEVNLLPNLTVAENMLLGREPRRFGAIQVRAMNRRARATLESLGIDIDPTSELGQHPIAVQQLVAIARAVDVEARVLILDEPTSSLDADEVAKLFEVMRRLREQGVAIVFVSHFLDQVYEIADRMTILRNGRLVEERMVADTTQLELVKLMIGRELEALERLDRKVSARTADESGAPVLKALGVGRKGSLEATDLDLYAGEVIGLAGLLGSGRTELARLLFGADTADTGEVVIHSERRRLRSPRHAIDRKVAFSSEDRKAEGIVGDLTVADNMLLALQASRGWLRPIPQVTRTKLVEQYIAALDIRPTDPTALMRNLSGGNQQKVLLARWLITQPEILVLDEPTRGIDIGAKAQIQAKVAELAAQGMAVVFISAELEEVLRLSDRLVVMRDRRKIDERPNQDVSVSDVLEIIAGEARAEQAEEPRA; encoded by the coding sequence ATGACCCAGATGGACCACCAGCTCGCGAACGGTCCGTCGGCCCCGTCCGGCGCGCCGCGCCCGGTGGTCGAGATGCGCGACATCTCGATCACCTTCGGCAACGTCCGGGCGCTCGACCAGGTCTCGCTGCGGCTCCTCCCCGGTGAGGTGCACGCGCTGATGGGCGAGAACGGCGCCGGGAAGTCGACGCTGATCAAGGCCCTGACCGGCGTCTACTCGATCGACGAGGGCACCGTCGTGGTCGACGGTGAGCAGCACGAGTTCGGCTCCCCGGCGGCGTCGCAGGCGGCCGGCATCAGCACGGTCTACCAAGAGGTGAACCTGCTCCCCAACCTCACCGTCGCCGAGAACATGTTGCTGGGCCGCGAGCCGCGCCGGTTCGGCGCGATCCAGGTCCGGGCGATGAACCGCCGGGCCCGCGCCACCCTCGAGAGCCTCGGCATCGACATCGACCCGACCTCCGAGCTCGGCCAGCATCCCATCGCCGTCCAGCAGCTCGTCGCGATCGCCCGCGCCGTCGACGTCGAGGCGCGCGTGCTGATCCTCGACGAGCCGACCTCCAGCCTCGACGCCGACGAGGTGGCGAAGCTGTTCGAGGTGATGCGCCGCCTGCGCGAGCAGGGCGTCGCGATCGTCTTCGTGTCCCACTTCCTCGACCAGGTCTACGAGATCGCCGACCGGATGACGATCCTGCGCAACGGCAGGCTGGTCGAGGAGCGGATGGTCGCCGACACCACCCAGCTCGAGCTGGTCAAGCTGATGATCGGCCGCGAGCTCGAGGCGCTCGAGCGGCTCGACCGCAAGGTCAGCGCCCGGACGGCCGACGAGTCGGGCGCCCCGGTGCTCAAGGCGCTCGGGGTGGGCCGGAAGGGCTCGCTCGAGGCGACCGACCTCGACCTGTACGCCGGCGAGGTGATCGGCCTCGCGGGCCTGCTGGGCTCGGGGCGCACCGAGCTCGCCCGCCTGCTCTTCGGCGCCGACACGGCCGACACCGGCGAGGTCGTCATCCACTCAGAGCGCCGTCGGCTGCGCAGCCCCCGGCACGCGATCGACCGCAAGGTCGCCTTCTCCAGCGAGGACCGCAAGGCCGAGGGCATCGTCGGTGACCTCACCGTGGCGGACAACATGCTGCTCGCCCTGCAGGCCTCCCGTGGGTGGCTGCGACCGATCCCGCAGGTGACCCGGACCAAGCTGGTCGAGCAGTACATCGCCGCGCTCGACATCCGGCCGACCGACCCGACCGCGCTGATGCGCAACCTCTCGGGAGGCAACCAGCAGAAGGTGCTGCTGGCCCGGTGGCTGATCACCCAGCCCGAGATCCTGGTCCTCGACGAGCCCACGCGCGGCATCGACATCGGCGCCAAGGCGCAGATCCAGGCCAAGGTGGCCGAGCTGGCCGCCCAGGGCATGGCAGTCGTCTTCATCTCCGCCGAGCTCGAGGAGGTGCTGCGCCTCAGCGACCGGCTGGTCGTGATGCGGGACCGCCGCAAGATCGACGAGCGGCCCAACCAGGACGTCAGCGTCAGCGACGTCCTCGAGATCATCGCGGGCGAGGCCCGCGCCGAGCAGGCGGAGGAACCCCGTGCCTGA
- a CDS encoding ABC transporter permease: MPETPTLAQRLLRQPLLWPVLALLALLVVNVLANPSFLDIRMQDGHLYGNLIDIVRNSAPVLLVALGMTLVIATRGIDLSVGAIAAISAAVACTRIVGAGDEGALTTAVMACTYAVAVCIVLGAWNGFLVSVLGIQPIIATLVLMVAGRGISMAITDGQITTVRNSWFSDLATGYALTLPLAFIIALGVFTLTAVLTRRTALGMLIEAVGINPEASRLAGVRSRTIIWTVYAFSGFCAGFAGLVIAANTNSVNANSLGLWIELDAILAVVIGGTSLAGGRFSLTGTLVGALFIATLARTIPNIGIPSELNYLFKAVVVIAVCLLQSPKMRALFRIRRPASPVPALAKAGPA, encoded by the coding sequence GTGCCTGAGACTCCCACCCTCGCCCAGCGGCTCCTCCGGCAGCCGCTGCTGTGGCCGGTCCTGGCCCTGCTCGCCCTGCTGGTCGTCAACGTGCTCGCGAACCCGTCCTTCCTCGACATCCGGATGCAGGACGGCCACCTCTACGGCAACCTCATCGACATCGTGCGCAACAGCGCGCCGGTCCTGCTGGTCGCCCTGGGCATGACGCTGGTCATCGCCACCCGCGGGATCGACCTCTCCGTCGGCGCGATCGCCGCCATCTCGGCGGCGGTCGCCTGCACCCGGATCGTCGGCGCCGGCGACGAGGGCGCGCTCACCACCGCGGTGATGGCGTGCACCTACGCGGTCGCCGTCTGCATCGTGCTCGGCGCCTGGAACGGCTTCCTGGTCTCGGTGCTCGGCATCCAGCCGATCATCGCCACGCTGGTGCTGATGGTGGCCGGCCGCGGCATCTCGATGGCCATCACCGACGGGCAGATCACCACGGTCCGCAACAGCTGGTTCAGCGACCTGGCGACCGGCTACGCGCTGACCCTGCCGCTGGCCTTCATCATCGCGCTCGGGGTCTTCACCCTGACAGCGGTCCTCACCCGTCGTACGGCGCTCGGCATGCTCATCGAGGCCGTCGGCATCAACCCCGAGGCCAGCCGGCTCGCCGGCGTGCGCTCCCGCACCATCATCTGGACCGTCTACGCGTTCTCCGGGTTCTGCGCCGGCTTCGCCGGCCTGGTCATCGCCGCCAACACCAACTCGGTCAACGCCAACAGCCTGGGCCTGTGGATCGAGCTCGACGCCATCCTGGCCGTCGTCATCGGCGGCACGTCGCTCGCCGGGGGCCGGTTCTCGCTCACGGGAACCCTGGTCGGGGCGCTCTTCATCGCGACCCTGGCGCGCACGATCCCCAACATCGGCATCCCGTCCGAGCTCAACTACCTCTTCAAGGCGGTGGTCGTGATCGCCGTGTGCCTGCTCCAGTCGCCGAAGATGCGCGCGCTGTTCAGGATCCGCCGACCCGCCTCACCCGTCCCCGCTCTCGCGAAGGCAGGCCCGGCATGA
- a CDS encoding LacI family DNA-binding transcriptional regulator codes for MTETARRPPADRTPVMADVARLAGVSHQTVSRVVNGQTNLRPETRERVLKAIRQLGYRPNTAARALVTRRSATIGVIGSKAGYWGPSTVHRTIQAAGREAGYFVSSANLQSLTREELADAISHLRDQSVEAIVLISATDDALDVARAQEDLGIPVIVVEGDEAKTRWTVGVDQVAGAALGTQHLIDLGHTEIVHLGGPPSWTEARSRKRGWQQAMRAAGLQPTQHLKGDWSARSGYEAGLEIARDHGVRAVFCANDQMALGLLRALNEAGRSVPDDVSVVGFDDIPEAAYLIPPLTTVRQDFTAVGHRAIEIIQAALAGEPAPERLISPELVVRASSSVPAPRPKKRK; via the coding sequence GTGACCGAGACCGCCCGGCGCCCACCGGCCGACAGGACGCCGGTGATGGCCGATGTCGCCCGCCTCGCCGGGGTCTCGCACCAGACGGTCTCGCGGGTCGTCAACGGCCAGACCAACCTCCGTCCGGAGACCCGCGAGCGGGTGCTGAAGGCGATCCGCCAGCTCGGCTACCGCCCCAACACCGCGGCCCGTGCCCTGGTGACCCGACGCTCGGCGACCATCGGGGTGATCGGCTCGAAGGCGGGCTACTGGGGGCCGAGCACCGTGCACCGGACGATCCAGGCCGCCGGCCGGGAGGCGGGCTACTTCGTCAGCTCGGCCAACCTGCAGAGCCTGACCCGCGAGGAGCTCGCCGACGCGATCAGCCACCTGCGCGACCAGAGCGTCGAGGCGATCGTGCTGATCAGCGCGACCGACGACGCGCTGGACGTCGCGCGGGCGCAGGAGGACCTCGGCATCCCGGTGATCGTGGTCGAGGGCGACGAGGCGAAGACCCGCTGGACGGTCGGCGTCGACCAGGTGGCCGGTGCGGCGCTCGGCACCCAGCACCTCATCGACCTCGGGCACACCGAGATCGTGCACCTCGGCGGGCCGCCGTCCTGGACCGAGGCACGCTCCCGCAAGCGGGGCTGGCAGCAGGCGATGCGGGCCGCGGGTCTGCAGCCCACGCAGCACCTCAAGGGCGACTGGTCGGCGCGCAGCGGCTACGAGGCGGGCCTCGAGATCGCCCGCGACCACGGCGTGCGCGCCGTCTTCTGCGCCAACGACCAGATGGCGCTCGGCCTGCTCCGCGCCCTCAACGAGGCCGGCCGGTCCGTCCCCGACGACGTCAGCGTCGTCGGCTTCGACGACATCCCGGAGGCGGCGTACCTCATCCCGCCGCTGACGACGGTGCGCCAGGACTTCACCGCCGTGGGCCACCGCGCCATCGAGATCATCCAGGCCGCGCTGGCGGGCGAGCCGGCGCCCGAGCGGCTGATCAGCCCCGAGCTCGTCGTGCGCGCCAGCAGCAGCGTGCCCGCCCCCCGACCGAAGAAGAGGAAGTAG